One segment of Rhipicephalus sanguineus isolate Rsan-2018 chromosome 6, BIME_Rsan_1.4, whole genome shotgun sequence DNA contains the following:
- the LOC119397163 gene encoding nuclear envelope pore membrane protein POM 121, with translation MPRKATGKHMKTGKDQRSLQQQKEISERQNVPAIEDRPLEKAKEALPCSQATSEPPATTAAPPKPASNTSAPAAPAAAAAATALAAAREAAKPYLRSRSGTRVALMTYRLYSNGPLRQAVEQQEEEDYQNFEAWLARKRATQRAAIHAAHASTSSAQTPSASPNHLEQQAVTTIGDWLLSKAKDAAPVAADLPEPAAATTPANTDAPSSSHAATSEDEAMDTTATSRKRGREEDAAEGPRKQTSTHATAATSTTTAAAAPADSPSMRDDAASLTATPTALLPQAAFAGTVGAPPVQRRKKNKRKARPKRRLPVREYVTSAAEAPTAPRPHNSTVAVPRPCPGPLPAEDDFVTVVSKAAQRRARALDAAAVAIDPAVRIAASDHGLTLAAALAKRPGVTAVRVNHRLNIVAADASTPSCLSELLAIRELGGVPVTAREPVDRRSSTGFVYGVDGDLTNAELLAGITSAVPVLSATREGASVKLRFAEPLPPERVVLLGLRLRVRHVRPRPRQCQQCGRFGHVAKACQRKGACIRCGRQHLEAESCKPRCVNCGGAHAADTPTCPRWQEERRVATLMAATPTPLSRRAVKAAVREESREVRSYAAAVKNKLLEGNTTDPGLQRPSPAPRRSLLRTASSPRSSLPAAPPATPAEDPRDTIITNLLATLQAVMQFLPEEHPLRATCLQALGTRSGAPGSE, from the exons ATGCCCCGGAAGGCCACTGGCAAGCACATGAAGACCGGCAAGGACCAGAGATCCCTCCAACAACAGAAGGAGATTTCCGAGCGCCAGAACGTTCCTGCCATCGAGGACCGGCCTCTGGAGAAGGCCAAGGAAGCGCTACCATGCTCCCAGGCCACTTCGGAGCCTCCCGCCACCACTGCGGCACCCCCTAAGCCTGCCAGCAACACCTCGGCACCTGCtgcccctgctgctgctgctgctgctaccgcaCTCGCCGCTGCTCGCGAAGCCGCGAAGCCTTACCTGCGCTCGCGCTCGGGCACTCGAGTGGCACTCATGACCTACCGGCTCTACAGTAACGGTCCGTTACGACAAGCTGtagaacaacaggaagaagaagaTTACCAGAACTTCGAAGCCTGGCTAGCTCGTAAGCGTGCCACACAGCGTGCTGCAATCCACGCGGCACATGCAAGCACGAGCTCGGCACAAACACCGTCTGCGAGCCCCAACCATTTGGAGCAGCAGGCGGTGACAACCATCGGGGATTGGCTGCTCAGCAAGGCCAAGGACGCAGCACCAGTTGCCGCCGACCTTCCCGAACCAGCAGCAGCTACCACGCCAGCCAACACAGACGCGCCGTCTAGTTCACATGCCGCGACGTCGGAAGACGAAGCCATGGACACCACGGCAACCTCGCGTAAGCGGGGACGCGAGGAAGACGCAGCGGAAGGCCCGCGGAAGCAAACGAGCACTCACGCAACAGCGGCAACCTCAACAACAACAGCTGCAGCAGCACCTGCCGACTCCCCCTCCATGCGGGACGACGCGGCGAGCCTGACAGCTACTCCTACAGCCCTCCTCCCACAGGCGGCCTTCGCCGGCACCGTGGGTGCGCCCCCAGtgcaaaggagaaagaaaaacaagcggAAAGCTCGCCCCAAGCGCCGGCTCCCGGTGCGCGAGTACGTGACATCCGCAGCAGAGGCCCCGACTGCCCCGAGACCTCACAACTCCACGGTCGCCGTGCCGCGCCCGTGTCCAGGCCCCCTGCCAGCCGAGGACGACTTCGTCACCGTCGTCTCCAAGGCAGCACAGCGGAGAGCCAGGGCACTCGATGCCGCGGCAGTTGCGATCGATCCTGCCGTG CGGATCGCCGCGTCTGACCATGGTCTGACACTCGCGGCGGCACTCGCTAAGCGGCCCGGTGTGACGGCGGTGCGCGTCAACCACCGTCTAAACATCGTGGCCGCAGACGCGTCGACGCCGTCGTGTTTGTCGGAGCTCCTCGCCATCAGGGAGCTCGGCGGCGTCCCTGTCACTGCCAGGGAGCCCGTGGATCGTCGCTCCAGCACCGGCTTCGTCTACGGCGTGGACGGTGACCTCACGAACGCGGAGCTACTCGCGGGCATCACATCGGCGGTTCCCGTGCTCTCGGCAACGAGGGAGGGAGCCTCGGTAAAGCTACGATTCGCCGAACCGCTCCCACCTGAACGGGTCGTGCTGCTCGGCCTGCGGTTGCGGGTGCGACATGTGAGGCCGCGACCACGCCAGTGCCAGCAGTGCGGCCGCTTCGGCCACGTTGCCAAGGCATGTCAGCGCAAGGGAGCGTGCATCCGCTGCGGCCGCCAACACCTGGAGGCGGAGAGCTGCAAGCCCCGCTGCGTCAACTGCGGCGGTGCCCACGCAGCTGACACCCCCACCTGTCCTCGCTGGCAGGAGGAAAGGAGAGTGGCCACGCTCATGGCCGCCACTCCAACGCCGCTCTCGAGAAGGGCAGTCAAGGCCGCAGTACGCGAGGAGTCCCGTGAGGTGCGCTCTTACGCTGCTGCGGTTAAGAACAAACTtctagagggcaacaccacggATCCCGGCCTGCAGCGcccatctcctgcgccgcgccgaTCTCTCCTGCGAACGGCGAGCTCCCCCAGGTCGAGCCTGCCTGCTGCCCCACCCGCTACGCCTGCCGAGGACCCGCGGGACACTATCATCACAAACCTGCTGGCCACACTGCAGGCGGTGATGCAATTCCTTCCTGAGGAGCACCCGCTGCGAGCCACCTGCCTCCAGGCGCTCGGCACGCGGTCCGGTGCCCCCGGGAGCGAGTAG